The following proteins are encoded in a genomic region of Ursus arctos isolate Adak ecotype North America unplaced genomic scaffold, UrsArc2.0 scaffold_32, whole genome shotgun sequence:
- the WASF2 gene encoding actin-binding protein WASF2 isoform X2: protein MPLVTRNIEPRHLCRQTLPSVRSELECVTNITLANVIRQLGSLSKYAEDIVGELFTQANTFASRVSSLAERVDRLQVKVTQLDPKEEEVSLQGINTRKAFRSSTIQDQKLFDRNSLPVPVLETYNTCDTPPPLNNLTPYRDDGKEALKFYTDPSYFFDLWKEKMLQDTKDIMKEKRKHRKEKKDNPNRGNVNPRKIKTRKEEWEKMKMGQEFVESKEKLGPSGYPPTLVYQNGSIGSVENVDGNSYPPPPLSDSTSPPSPSFSEDSLPPPPAEFSCPADSNQRGPGLAGPKRSSVVSPSHPPPAPPLGSPPGSKPGFAPPPAPPPPPPMMGVPPPPPPGGFGSPGTPPPPSPPSFPPHPDFAAPPPPPPPPAADYPTLPPPPLSQPGGGAPPPPPPPPPPGPPPPPFSGTESPSVPPPPLSDATKPKSSLPPVSDARSDLLSAIRQGFQLRRVEEQQEQEKRDVVGNDVATILSRRIAVEYSDSEDDSSEFDEDDWSD, encoded by the exons ATGCCGTTAGTAACGAGGAACATCGAGCCAAGGCACCTGTGCCGTCAGACGTTGCCTAGCGTTAGAAGCGAGCTGGAATGCGTGACCAACATCACCCTGGCAAATGTCATCCGACAGCTGGGCAGCCTGA GTAAATATGCAGAGGACATTGTTGGAGAGCTCTTTACTCAGGCAAACACCTTTGCCTCTCGGGTAAGCTCCCTTGCTGAGAGGGTTGACCGCCTACAAGTTAAAGTCACTCAGCTGGATCCCAAGGAAGAAGAAG TGTCACTGCAAGGAATCAACACCCGGAAGGCCTTCAGGAGCTCTACTATTCAAGACCAGAAGCTTTTTGACAGAAACTCGCTCCCAGTACCTGTCTTGGAAACATATAACACCTGCGATACTCCTCCACCTCTCAACAATCTCACCCCTTACAG GGACGATGGGAAAGAGGCACTCAAATTCTACACAGACCCTTCGTACTTCTTTGATCTTTGGAAGGAGAAGATGCTGCAGGACACCAAGGATatcatgaaagagaagagaaagcatagg aaagaaaagaaagataatccAAATCGAGGGAATGTAAATCCACGTAAAATCAAGACACggaaggaagagtgggagaagatGAAGATGGGACAAGAATTTGTGGAATCCAAAGAAAAGCTGGGGCCTTCTGG GTATCCACCCACCTTGGTGTACCAGAATGGCAGTATTGGCTCTGTTGAAAATGTGGACGGAAACAGCTACCCACCACCACCGCTGTCAGACTCCACTTCTccaccctctccttccttctctgaggACAGCTTGCCTCCCCCACCAGCAGAATTCAG CTGCCCAGCAGACAGCAACCAAAGAGGGCCTGGCTTAGCTGGACCCAAAAGATCCAGCGTGGTCAGCCCAAGCCATCCACCACCAGCTCCTCCTCTGGGCTCGCCACCAGGCTCCAAACCTGGGTTTGCCCCACCACCTGCCCCTCCGCCTCCACCTCCAATGATGGGCgtcccaccccccccaccgcctGGAGGATTTGGGTCTCCAGggaccccaccaccaccatcaccgccATCTTTCCCACCTCACCCCGATTTTGCTGCCCCTCCGCCTCCTCCCCCACCGCCTGCAGCTGACTACCCAACTCTGCCACCTCCTCCCTTGTCCCAACCAGGAGGAGGcgcacctccccctccccctccccctcctcctccggggccccctcctccccctttcagTGGTACAGAAAGCCCGTctgtcccaccaccaccactttcTGATGCCACCAAGCCTAAGTCCTCCTTGCCTCCTGTGAGTGATGCCCGCAGCGACTTACTTTCAGCCATACGTCAAG gcTTTCAGCTCCGCAGGGTTGAGGAGCAGCAGGAACAAGAGAAGCGTGACGTTGTGGGCAACGACGTAGCCACCATCTTGTCCCGTCGAATTGCTGTGGAGTATAGCGACTCGGAAGATGACTCCTCTGAGTTTGATGAGGACGACTGGTCGGATTAA
- the GPR3 gene encoding G-protein coupled receptor 3, with amino-acid sequence MMWGAGSPLAWLSAGSGNVNVSSVGSAEAPTGPATLLPSPRAWDVVLCISGTLVSCENALVVAIIVGTPTFRAPMFLLVGSLAVADLLAGLGLVLHFAAVFCIGSAEMSLVLVGVLAMAFTASVGSLLAITVDRYLSLYNALTYYSETTVTRTYVMLALVWGGALGLGLLPVLAWNCLDARATCGVVYPLSKNHLVVLAIAFFMVFGIMLQLYAQICRIVCRHAQQIALQRHLLPASHYVATRKGIATLAVVLGAFAACWLPFTVYCLLGDAHSPPLYTYLTLLPATYNSMINPIIYAFRNQDVQKVLWAICCCCSSSKISFRSRSPSDV; translated from the coding sequence ATGATGTGGGGTGCAGGCAGCCCCCTGGCTTGGCTCTCCGCTGGCTCAGGCAACGTGAATGTGAGCAGCGTGGGCTCTGCGGAGGCGCCCACAGGCCCAGCCACCCTGCTGCCCTCGCCCAGGGCCTGGGATGTGGTGCTGTGTATCTCAGGCACCCTGGTGTCCTGTGAGAACGCGCTGGTGGTGGCCATCATTGTGGGCACTCCCACCTTCCGCGCCCCCATGTTCCTGCTGGTGGGCAGCCTGGCTGTGGCCGACCTGCTGGCGGGCCTGGGCCTGGTCCTGCACTTTGCCGCTGTGTTCTGCATTGGCTCGGCGGAGATGAGCCTGGTGCTGGTCGGCGTGCTGGCGATGGCCTTTACTGCCAGCGTGGGCAGCCTACTGGCCATCACCGTCGATCGCTACCTTTCTCTGTACAATGCCCTCACCTACTATTCGGAGACAACGGTGACTCGGACCTATGTGATGCTGGCCCTCGTGTGGGGAGGcgccctgggcctggggctgctgcCTGTGCTGGCCTGGAACTGTCTGGATGCCCGGGCCACGTGTGGCGTGGTATATCCACTCTCCAAGAACCATCTGGTGGTCCTGGCCATTGCCTTCTTCATGGTGTTTGGCATCATGTTGCAGCTCTATGCCCAGATCTGCCGCATCGTCTGCCGCCATGCCCAGCAGATTGCCCTCCAGCGGCACCTGCTGCCCGCCTCCCACTACGTGGCCACCCGAAAGGGCATCGCCACACTGGCCGTGGTGCTTGGCGCCTTTGCCGCCTGTTGGCTGCCCTTCACTGTCTACTGCCTGCTGGGGGatgcccactccccacccctctacACCTATCTCACCCTGCTCCCTGCGACCTATAACTCCATGATCAACCCCATCATCTACGCCTTCCGCAACCAGGACGTGCAGAAGGTGCTGTGGGCCATCTGCTGCTGTTGTTCCTCTTCCAAGATCTCCTTCCGATCCCGTTCCCCCAGTGACGTCTAG
- the WASF2 gene encoding actin-binding protein WASF2 isoform X1, whose product MPLVTRNIEPRHLCRQTLPSVRSELECVTNITLANVIRQLGSLSKYAEDIVGELFTQANTFASRVSSLAERVDRLQVKVTQLDPKEEEVSLQGINTRKAFRSSTIQDQKLFDRNSLPVPVLETYNTCDTPPPLNNLTPYRDDGKEALKFYTDPSYFFDLWKEKMLQDTKDIMKEKRKHRKEKKDNPNRGNVNPRKIKTRKEEWEKMKMGQEFVESKEKLGPSGYPPTLVYQNGSIGSVENVDGNSYPPPPLSDSTSPPSPSFSEDSLPPPPAEFSCPADSNQRGPGLAGPKRSSVVSPSHPPPAPPLGSPPGSKPGFAPPPAPPPPPPMMGVPPPPPPGGFGSPGTPPPPSPPSFPPHPDFAAPPPPPPPPAADYPTLPPPPLSQPGGGAPPPPPPPPPPGPPPPPFSGTESPSVPPPPLSDATKPKSSLPPVSDARSDLLSAIRQGNSQCWVQDHEALSFCSRDDWLEGGLGVPCPFRGIAFIGWGEIGRDVRPQISLKRGFALKIWRCKFLSTLVYLFIF is encoded by the exons ATGCCGTTAGTAACGAGGAACATCGAGCCAAGGCACCTGTGCCGTCAGACGTTGCCTAGCGTTAGAAGCGAGCTGGAATGCGTGACCAACATCACCCTGGCAAATGTCATCCGACAGCTGGGCAGCCTGA GTAAATATGCAGAGGACATTGTTGGAGAGCTCTTTACTCAGGCAAACACCTTTGCCTCTCGGGTAAGCTCCCTTGCTGAGAGGGTTGACCGCCTACAAGTTAAAGTCACTCAGCTGGATCCCAAGGAAGAAGAAG TGTCACTGCAAGGAATCAACACCCGGAAGGCCTTCAGGAGCTCTACTATTCAAGACCAGAAGCTTTTTGACAGAAACTCGCTCCCAGTACCTGTCTTGGAAACATATAACACCTGCGATACTCCTCCACCTCTCAACAATCTCACCCCTTACAG GGACGATGGGAAAGAGGCACTCAAATTCTACACAGACCCTTCGTACTTCTTTGATCTTTGGAAGGAGAAGATGCTGCAGGACACCAAGGATatcatgaaagagaagagaaagcatagg aaagaaaagaaagataatccAAATCGAGGGAATGTAAATCCACGTAAAATCAAGACACggaaggaagagtgggagaagatGAAGATGGGACAAGAATTTGTGGAATCCAAAGAAAAGCTGGGGCCTTCTGG GTATCCACCCACCTTGGTGTACCAGAATGGCAGTATTGGCTCTGTTGAAAATGTGGACGGAAACAGCTACCCACCACCACCGCTGTCAGACTCCACTTCTccaccctctccttccttctctgaggACAGCTTGCCTCCCCCACCAGCAGAATTCAG CTGCCCAGCAGACAGCAACCAAAGAGGGCCTGGCTTAGCTGGACCCAAAAGATCCAGCGTGGTCAGCCCAAGCCATCCACCACCAGCTCCTCCTCTGGGCTCGCCACCAGGCTCCAAACCTGGGTTTGCCCCACCACCTGCCCCTCCGCCTCCACCTCCAATGATGGGCgtcccaccccccccaccgcctGGAGGATTTGGGTCTCCAGggaccccaccaccaccatcaccgccATCTTTCCCACCTCACCCCGATTTTGCTGCCCCTCCGCCTCCTCCCCCACCGCCTGCAGCTGACTACCCAACTCTGCCACCTCCTCCCTTGTCCCAACCAGGAGGAGGcgcacctccccctccccctccccctcctcctccggggccccctcctccccctttcagTGGTACAGAAAGCCCGTctgtcccaccaccaccactttcTGATGCCACCAAGCCTAAGTCCTCCTTGCCTCCTGTGAGTGATGCCCGCAGCGACTTACTTTCAGCCATACGTCAAGGTAATTCCCAGTGCTGGGTCCAGGACCATGAGGCCTTGTCTTTCTGCAGCCGTGATGACTGGTTGGAGGGTGGGCTAGGGGTTCCATGCCCTTTCCGGGGCATAGCTTTCATTGGGTGGGGAGAGATCGGGAGGGACGTCAGGCCTCAGATCAGCCTAAAGAGAGGCTTCGCTCTAAAAATATGGAGATGTAAATTTCTTTCCaccttggtttatttatttattttttaa